From the Gallaecimonas kandeliae genome, one window contains:
- a CDS encoding GGDEF domain-containing protein: MQLDIVTSLVALGYLLLFKGLWMLVASYTHEQQNAMELRIWAASNLLIGLAYGLFSTRGELPLLLSLVLGNFLFACGFGGYSIALARMFGQRTILGLVVASIALGTALLYWTEIVQGSAAYRMPILALLTIVVWVLSFLHCFQEYRRRPSPHVAAMTLVLLSIILVSFVRLALAYVTDNYGYQGLPVQYLGLKITTFVLVLAPPLLTVGFFLLCTERTQQKFKELATLDPLTGVRNRRSSLFLADRALGTGNELSCIMLDLDHFKRINDCHGHGGGDAVLTHLAAIVNGRLRKGDIFGRFGGEEFVIFLPGTNLAEADQLAEALRLALVNNPLTFEGKAIPFTASFGVAQWQKGESLSALTGRADKALYQAKDAGRNQVVSLP; encoded by the coding sequence ATGCAGCTGGATATCGTCACCTCCCTGGTCGCCCTGGGCTACCTGCTCCTGTTCAAGGGGCTCTGGATGCTGGTGGCCAGCTACACACACGAGCAGCAAAACGCCATGGAACTGCGGATCTGGGCGGCCTCCAACCTCTTGATCGGCCTGGCCTACGGCCTCTTTTCCACCCGCGGTGAGCTGCCTTTGCTGTTGTCGTTGGTGCTGGGCAACTTCCTGTTCGCCTGCGGCTTCGGCGGTTACAGCATCGCCCTGGCCAGGATGTTCGGCCAGCGCACCATCCTCGGCCTGGTGGTGGCCAGCATCGCCCTGGGGACGGCCCTGCTCTACTGGACAGAGATAGTGCAGGGCAGCGCCGCCTACCGCATGCCGATTTTGGCGCTGCTGACCATAGTGGTATGGGTGCTGTCCTTCCTCCATTGCTTCCAGGAATACCGGCGCCGGCCCTCCCCCCATGTGGCGGCCATGACCCTGGTATTGCTGTCGATCATATTGGTCAGCTTCGTGCGCCTGGCCCTGGCCTATGTCACCGACAATTACGGTTACCAGGGCTTGCCGGTGCAGTACCTGGGCCTGAAGATCACCACCTTCGTGCTGGTGCTGGCGCCGCCGCTGCTGACGGTCGGTTTCTTCCTGCTCTGCACCGAGCGTACCCAGCAAAAATTCAAGGAGTTGGCCACCCTGGACCCCTTGACCGGGGTCCGCAACCGCCGCTCCAGCCTCTTCCTGGCCGACAGGGCGTTGGGCACAGGCAACGAACTGTCCTGCATCATGCTGGACCTCGACCACTTCAAAAGGATCAACGACTGCCATGGCCATGGCGGCGGTGATGCCGTGCTCACTCACCTGGCTGCCATCGTCAATGGCCGGCTGCGCAAGGGGGATATATTCGGACGTTTCGGCGGCGAGGAGTTCGTCATCTTCCTGCCCGGCACCAACCTGGCGGAGGCCGACCAACTGGCCGAGGCGCTGCGCCTGGCCTTGGTGAACAACCCCCTGACCTTCGAAGGCAAGGCCATCCCTTTCACCGCCTCCTTCGGGGTGGCACAGTGGCAGAAAGGGGAAAGCCTGTCAGCCCTGACCGGCCGTGCCGACAAGGCCCTCTACCAGGCCAAGGACGCCGGCCGCAACCAGGTGGTCAGCCTGCCTTAG
- a CDS encoding CBS domain-containing protein produces the protein MSVASIMARELVIATMDTNLEEAGALFARHSFRQLPVVDDLHCLVGLFSFADYLAQLSPFLNTPAERGMDRELLRRPVHQFMHRYVPLLGPEQPLREAARALLDSDFGCLPVVGEEMRLLGMLSWRDLMRYGLEGAKAGATERRPAAKAG, from the coding sequence ATGTCGGTCGCCAGCATCATGGCCAGGGAGCTGGTCATAGCTACCATGGATACCAATTTGGAAGAAGCGGGTGCGCTCTTTGCCCGCCATTCCTTTCGCCAGCTGCCTGTCGTGGATGATCTTCACTGTCTCGTCGGGCTTTTCTCCTTCGCCGATTACCTGGCCCAGCTCAGCCCTTTCCTCAATACCCCTGCCGAACGGGGCATGGACAGGGAGCTGCTGCGCCGCCCGGTGCACCAGTTCATGCACCGCTATGTGCCGCTACTGGGGCCGGAGCAACCCTTGCGGGAAGCGGCCAGGGCGCTGCTGGACAGCGACTTCGGCTGCCTGCCTGTGGTGGGTGAGGAGATGCGGCTGCTGGGGATGCTGTCCTGGCGGGACCTGATGCGCTACGGCCTGGAAGGCGCCAAGGCGGGTGCTACCGAGCGGCGGCCTGCGGCTAAGGCAGGCTGA
- a CDS encoding MFS transporter, with protein sequence MATESKLSRPQLKVLALSALGGALEFYDFIIFVFFAKAIGQLFFPPEMPDWLRQLQTFGLFAAGYLARPLGGVILAHFGDLVGRKKMFTLSIFLMSVPTLLIGCLPTYGDWGLWAPLALLFMRILQGAAVGGEVPGAWVFVSEHAGRRHLGLACGSLTAGLVGGILLGSLMAVFINGRFGGELLTWAWRIPFLVGGLFGLFAVYLRQYLHETPVFAELEAKRALAAELPLKLLLRGHKGQVLLAMAVTWLLTGAVVVVILMTPTLIQAQAGIGAVDAFSANALATLAVMLGAVLAGHLSDRLGPGPVLAAFSLLLVASYGLMMTLLPLHPGWLKPLYALAGFGVGITGVIPAIAVAAFPAPIRFTGLSFSYNLAYAIFGGFTPILVSLLVAWHPLGPLAYLGALGLMGLGLGFWLWPRGRAAEAGLTFR encoded by the coding sequence ATGGCAACGGAAAGCAAACTGTCCCGCCCCCAGCTCAAGGTGCTGGCCCTCTCCGCCCTGGGGGGCGCCCTGGAGTTCTACGACTTCATCATCTTCGTGTTCTTCGCCAAGGCCATAGGCCAGCTGTTCTTCCCGCCTGAGATGCCCGACTGGCTGCGCCAGTTGCAGACCTTCGGCCTTTTCGCCGCCGGCTACCTGGCCAGGCCCCTGGGGGGCGTCATCCTGGCCCACTTTGGGGATCTGGTGGGGCGCAAGAAGATGTTCACCCTCTCCATCTTCCTGATGTCGGTGCCGACCCTGCTGATCGGCTGCCTGCCCACCTATGGCGACTGGGGGCTCTGGGCGCCGTTGGCGTTGCTCTTTATGCGCATCTTGCAGGGGGCGGCCGTGGGCGGCGAGGTGCCTGGGGCCTGGGTCTTCGTGTCCGAGCACGCCGGGCGCCGCCACCTGGGCCTGGCCTGCGGCAGCCTGACGGCCGGCCTGGTGGGGGGCATACTGCTGGGCTCCTTGATGGCCGTCTTCATCAACGGCCGCTTCGGTGGCGAGCTGCTGACCTGGGCCTGGCGCATCCCCTTCCTGGTGGGGGGCCTGTTCGGGCTCTTTGCCGTCTACCTTCGCCAGTACCTGCACGAGACCCCCGTCTTTGCCGAACTGGAGGCCAAGCGGGCCCTGGCCGCCGAGCTGCCGCTGAAGCTGCTGCTCAGGGGACACAAGGGGCAGGTGCTGCTGGCCATGGCCGTGACCTGGCTGCTGACTGGCGCCGTGGTGGTGGTGATCCTGATGACCCCGACCCTGATCCAGGCTCAGGCCGGCATCGGCGCCGTGGATGCCTTCAGCGCCAACGCCCTGGCGACCCTGGCGGTGATGCTGGGCGCCGTGCTGGCCGGGCACCTGAGCGATCGCCTGGGCCCTGGCCCTGTGCTGGCGGCCTTCAGCCTGCTGCTGGTGGCCAGCTATGGCCTGATGATGACGCTGTTGCCCTTGCATCCCGGCTGGCTCAAGCCCCTCTACGCCTTGGCGGGCTTCGGGGTCGGCATTACCGGGGTGATCCCGGCCATCGCCGTTGCCGCCTTCCCGGCGCCGATCCGCTTCACCGGCCTGTCCTTTTCCTACAACCTGGCCTACGCCATTTTCGGCGGCTTCACCCCCATACTGGTCTCCCTGCTGGTGGCCTGGCACCCCCTTGGGCCTTTGGCCTACCTGGGCGCTTTGGGGCTGATGGGGCTGGGGTTGGGATTTTGGCTGTGGCCTAGGGGCAGGGCCGCCGAGGCTGGGCTAACCTTCAGGTGA